Proteins encoded within one genomic window of Pontibacillus halophilus JSM 076056 = DSM 19796:
- the cmpA gene encoding cortex morphogenetic protein CmpA has protein sequence MPGWLQRQLMRAYSEKDTYQIRILNQCWFFYRKKHCSS, from the coding sequence ATGCCTGGTTGGTTGCAAAGGCAGTTAATGCGAGCGTATAGCGAAAAGGATACCTATCAGATTCGCATCTTAAATCAGTGTTGGTTCTTCTACAGAAAAAAACACTGCTCATCGTAA
- a CDS encoding SpoIIE family protein phosphatase, which produces MSQTAKMDISVFQKPKKGNYYCGDSFIYKESDDSFICALADGLGSGEYARESSQAIMDLIEEEEDLSIDALVRRSNEVLMKKRGAVLGVLRIDFANESYSYTSIGNIGIIMVTPDGEKKRNIPSAGYLSGYPRPYKVLHNVLIPGTKFFMFSDGVSERGLTKSLVSNNLDHIVDTVKVKQEQDLHDDSTFIAIRYNG; this is translated from the coding sequence TTGAGCCAAACAGCCAAAATGGACATTTCTGTCTTTCAAAAGCCTAAAAAGGGAAATTACTACTGTGGCGATAGCTTCATTTACAAGGAATCAGATGACTCGTTCATTTGCGCGCTAGCTGATGGATTAGGAAGCGGGGAATATGCCCGAGAATCCTCTCAAGCCATTATGGATTTAATTGAAGAGGAAGAAGACCTTTCTATTGATGCGCTTGTACGAAGGTCAAATGAAGTCTTGATGAAGAAAAGGGGAGCAGTTCTTGGAGTTCTCCGTATCGACTTTGCCAATGAGAGTTATTCCTATACGTCAATTGGGAATATTGGCATCATAATGGTAACCCCTGATGGGGAGAAGAAGCGGAATATCCCTTCTGCCGGCTATTTATCTGGCTATCCACGACCGTACAAGGTACTTCATAATGTATTGATTCCAGGCACGAAATTCTTTATGTTCTCAGATGGAGTGAGCGAGAGAGGATTAACGAAATCCCTCGTATCCAATAACCTAGATCATATCGTAGACACGGTTAAAGTGAAGCAAGAACAAGACTTACACGATGATTCCACATTCATCGCAATTAGATACAACGGGTAG
- a CDS encoding SprT family protein, producing MERSLHEWMNELSRQWFSKPFTDKVIMNHRLRTTGGRYIPSKRTIELNPKYLEELGLEEFEGIMKHELCHYHLHIEGKGYQHRDPEFRALMKATGSPRHCKPLPSAQRQKKYVYQCMSCEQQYARQRQIDLKRYRCGSCKGSLKKVTKRIDD from the coding sequence ATGGAACGGTCGTTACACGAGTGGATGAATGAACTGTCTAGGCAATGGTTCTCTAAACCTTTTACAGACAAAGTCATAATGAACCATCGTCTCCGCACAACAGGAGGAAGGTATATCCCGAGTAAGAGAACAATTGAATTGAATCCGAAGTACCTAGAGGAATTAGGCTTAGAAGAGTTTGAGGGGATTATGAAACATGAGCTCTGTCATTACCACCTTCATATAGAAGGGAAAGGGTACCAGCATCGTGATCCTGAGTTTCGTGCCTTGATGAAAGCGACTGGGTCTCCTCGCCACTGCAAGCCGTTGCCATCTGCACAAAGACAAAAGAAGTACGTCTATCAGTGTATGTCGTGCGAGCAACAATATGCTAGACAACGACAGATTGATCTGAAGCGGTATCGATGTGGAAGTTGTAAAGGGAGTTTAAAAAAAGTGACAAAACGTATTGACGATTAG
- the rsbW gene encoding anti-sigma B factor RsbW, giving the protein MTETFDFVEIKVPAKPEYVGVVRLSTSGIANRMGFSYEDIEDLKVSISEAITNGVKHAYKDTEEGEITIGFGVYDDRLEIMVADRGGSFDLQQVKEDIGPYEETDSIEDLREGGFGLFLIDALMDKVEINNKSGVIVLMTKYLQENEVGLNDDQISTTQ; this is encoded by the coding sequence ATGACAGAAACATTTGATTTCGTAGAGATTAAAGTCCCGGCGAAACCTGAATATGTAGGCGTTGTTCGACTAAGCACATCTGGAATTGCTAATCGGATGGGCTTCTCGTATGAAGATATTGAAGATCTTAAGGTCTCCATTTCAGAAGCAATTACAAACGGCGTTAAACATGCGTATAAAGATACGGAAGAAGGGGAAATCACCATTGGATTTGGGGTTTACGACGACCGGTTAGAAATTATGGTAGCGGATCGTGGGGGAAGCTTCGACTTGCAACAAGTGAAGGAAGATATTGGCCCTTATGAAGAAACAGATTCCATCGAAGACCTCAGAGAAGGAGGATTTGGCCTTTTCTTAATTGACGCCCTTATGGACAAGGTAGAGATTAATAATAAATCTGGAGTAATTGTACTCATGACAAAATACCTCCAAGAAAATGAGGTGGGGCTAAATGACGACCAAATCTCAACCACACAATAG
- a CDS encoding STAS domain-containing protein, translating to MNLTIDVANKENENIVSLSGEIDAYTAPKLKETLLPLTKGENTVVTVDLAEVNYMDSTGLGVFISALKSTKETNSELKLINPNDRVMRLFEITGLTEIINIQDESVRGGM from the coding sequence ATGAACTTAACAATTGATGTAGCAAATAAAGAAAATGAAAATATTGTTTCGCTTTCCGGTGAGATTGATGCATATACGGCACCAAAGTTAAAGGAAACTCTCCTTCCACTAACTAAAGGGGAAAACACGGTTGTTACCGTTGATTTGGCAGAAGTGAATTACATGGACAGTACTGGTCTTGGTGTGTTTATTAGCGCGCTTAAATCCACTAAAGAGACGAATAGCGAACTTAAGCTTATTAACCCAAATGATCGGGTCATGCGTCTGTTTGAAATCACGGGTCTTACGGAGATTATTAATATTCAAGATGAATCAGTTCGAGGTGGAATGTAA
- a CDS encoding Tex family protein produces the protein MSEIATLTKQVSTQLQIKEQLVDQVIALLDEGNTVPFIARYRKEQTGGLDEVQINDIQEKWTYAQNVQKRKEEVVRLIDEQGKLTDELKQQIESATQLQKVEDLYRPYKQKRRTRATVAKEKGLEPLAKRVYDQHVSDFPGEAAAYINEEKEVHSVDDVRTGVQDIIAEWISDEPHYRERIRKETYNKGTLQSEGKDTEADEKGVFEMYYEYEEPIRAIVSHRILALNRGEKEGILKVNVQPPKEWVLNYIAKELRLTKRPETKEWMMEVIEDSYKRLIQPSIEREIRSGLTEKAEEQAIEVFSKNLKNLLLQPPLKGKTILGVDPAYRTGCKLAIIDETGKAHDIQVIYPTAPRNDVKGAEKTILELLNKYPIELVAIGNGTASRETEQFIADSIKNNGLDLAYMIVNEAGASVYSASPLAREEFPDLKVEERSAISIARRVQDPLAELVKIDPKSIGVGQYQHDVAQKRLNESLTFVVETAVNQVGVNVNTASASLLQYVSGLSKAVANNIIKAREENGKFTARTELKKIPRLGAKTYEQSIGFLRILEGKQPLDRTPIHPESYEVTKELLSMYGLTPSDLGTPKVEDALHGMDVHTTAENLGIGAPTLQDILNALKQPGRDPRDDLPKPLLKKDVLSLEDLTQGMELQGTVRNVVDFGAFVDIGVKQDGLVHISKLSNSFVKHPLDVVAVGDVVTVWVEQVDTKKGRIALTMI, from the coding sequence ATGAGTGAAATAGCTACACTGACCAAGCAAGTTTCTACACAACTACAAATTAAAGAACAACTGGTCGACCAAGTGATTGCCCTGTTAGATGAAGGGAATACCGTCCCGTTTATTGCTCGTTATCGGAAGGAGCAGACTGGTGGGCTTGATGAAGTTCAGATTAACGATATACAAGAGAAATGGACATATGCTCAAAACGTACAGAAGCGTAAAGAGGAAGTTGTTCGTCTAATTGATGAACAAGGGAAGCTGACAGATGAACTTAAGCAACAGATTGAGTCAGCAACGCAGCTTCAAAAAGTAGAGGATCTGTATCGCCCTTACAAACAGAAGCGTCGTACTCGAGCTACAGTGGCGAAGGAGAAAGGTCTTGAGCCGTTGGCGAAGCGAGTGTATGACCAGCACGTATCGGATTTTCCCGGTGAAGCAGCAGCATACATAAATGAAGAAAAGGAAGTTCATTCAGTAGACGACGTACGAACAGGAGTTCAAGATATTATTGCTGAATGGATTTCTGACGAGCCTCACTACCGAGAGCGCATTCGAAAAGAAACGTACAACAAGGGGACGCTTCAATCTGAAGGTAAAGATACAGAAGCAGATGAAAAGGGTGTCTTCGAGATGTACTATGAGTACGAGGAGCCGATTCGTGCCATTGTATCCCACCGTATCTTGGCGCTTAACCGGGGTGAGAAGGAAGGTATTCTTAAGGTCAATGTCCAACCTCCTAAGGAGTGGGTCCTCAATTATATCGCCAAGGAACTTCGTCTTACGAAACGTCCTGAAACGAAGGAATGGATGATGGAGGTTATTGAGGACAGCTACAAGCGTCTCATTCAACCTTCCATTGAACGAGAAATTCGTAGCGGTCTAACGGAGAAGGCAGAAGAACAAGCCATTGAAGTATTCTCTAAGAACTTGAAGAATCTATTGCTACAGCCTCCATTGAAAGGGAAGACCATTCTAGGGGTGGATCCTGCTTATCGGACAGGTTGTAAGTTGGCTATTATAGATGAAACAGGGAAAGCGCACGATATTCAAGTCATTTATCCAACTGCTCCCCGTAATGATGTCAAAGGGGCGGAGAAGACGATTCTAGAATTGCTTAACAAGTATCCAATCGAGCTTGTAGCTATAGGGAACGGAACGGCATCAAGAGAAACGGAGCAATTTATTGCTGATTCCATTAAGAACAACGGTCTTGATTTGGCGTATATGATTGTGAATGAAGCGGGAGCGAGTGTGTATTCCGCGTCTCCATTAGCACGTGAGGAGTTTCCGGATCTGAAAGTAGAAGAGAGAAGTGCCATTTCCATCGCACGTCGTGTTCAAGATCCATTGGCGGAGCTTGTCAAGATTGATCCGAAATCAATCGGTGTCGGTCAGTACCAACATGACGTAGCTCAAAAACGATTGAATGAATCGTTAACATTTGTCGTAGAGACAGCGGTAAACCAAGTTGGTGTGAACGTAAATACAGCGTCGGCCTCTTTACTCCAATACGTATCGGGCCTAAGCAAGGCGGTTGCCAACAATATTATTAAGGCGCGTGAAGAGAATGGGAAGTTCACAGCACGTACTGAGCTGAAGAAAATACCTAGACTCGGAGCCAAGACCTATGAACAGAGTATTGGTTTCTTAAGAATACTAGAAGGAAAGCAACCCCTCGACCGAACACCCATCCACCCAGAGAGTTATGAGGTGACAAAGGAATTGCTGTCGATGTATGGGCTCACACCGTCTGACCTAGGTACGCCGAAAGTAGAAGATGCGTTACACGGAATGGATGTCCATACAACGGCTGAGAACCTTGGAATTGGAGCGCCGACATTACAGGATATATTAAATGCGTTGAAACAACCAGGCCGTGATCCAAGGGATGACTTACCTAAGCCGTTGCTTAAGAAAGATGTACTATCTCTTGAAGATCTAACTCAAGGGATGGAGTTGCAAGGAACAGTACGAAATGTCGTCGATTTCGGTGCATTTGTTGACATTGGAGTTAAACAAGACGGACTTGTACACATCTCGAAGTTATCCAACTCGTTTGTAAAGCATCCATTAGATGTTGTCGCAGTAGGAGACGTTGTCACGGTATGGGTGGAACAAGTTGATACGAAGAAGGGGCGAATTGCGCTTACGATGATTTAA
- the sigB gene encoding RNA polymerase sigma factor SigB: protein MTTKSQPHNRREGEVYEWIQHLQQHPEDDEIQEKVVLEYKDLVESIAKKYSKKSSIHEDLVQVGMLGLLAAIRRYDPEYGKSFESFAIPTIIGEIKRFIRDKTWSVHVPRRIKELGPKIKKANEELTTDLQRSPSVLEIAEYLEVSEEDVLETMEMGKSYKALSVDRKIEADSDGSTVTILDLIGNSENGYEHVDQQMLLEKVLPILSEREQEILKCTYFQNMSQKDTGEHLGISQMHVSRLQRRALRKLREALQSDAVEEYY, encoded by the coding sequence ATGACGACCAAATCTCAACCACACAATAGACGTGAGGGTGAGGTTTACGAGTGGATTCAACACTTGCAGCAACATCCTGAGGACGATGAAATCCAGGAGAAAGTCGTGTTGGAGTATAAGGACTTAGTGGAGTCTATTGCGAAGAAATACTCGAAGAAGAGCTCAATACATGAAGATCTTGTACAGGTAGGCATGCTAGGGTTGTTGGCGGCAATCCGACGCTACGACCCTGAATACGGAAAGTCTTTCGAATCGTTTGCAATCCCAACCATCATTGGTGAGATTAAACGATTTATTCGAGATAAGACGTGGAGCGTGCACGTACCCCGTCGAATTAAAGAGCTTGGTCCTAAGATCAAGAAAGCGAATGAAGAGTTAACAACAGACCTTCAACGCTCTCCTTCTGTACTTGAAATCGCAGAATATCTTGAAGTCTCAGAAGAGGATGTACTTGAGACGATGGAAATGGGCAAGAGTTACAAAGCTCTTTCTGTTGACCGCAAGATTGAAGCAGATTCCGATGGTAGTACGGTTACAATCTTAGACTTAATCGGTAACTCCGAGAATGGGTATGAACACGTGGATCAGCAAATGCTGTTGGAGAAGGTACTTCCAATTCTTTCAGAGCGTGAGCAAGAAATCTTGAAGTGTACATACTTCCAAAACATGAGCCAGAAAGATACTGGGGAGCATCTTGGGATTTCTCAAATGCATGTATCGCGTCTGCAACGACGTGCATTGAGAAAGCTACGGGAAGCCCTGCAGTCTGATGCTGTGGAGGAGTACTATTGA